Genomic segment of Xenopus laevis strain J_2021 chromosome 4S, Xenopus_laevis_v10.1, whole genome shotgun sequence:
gggccagaggtgggggggaatgGCAGGGGCCAGAGGTGGTGGGGGGAatggcgggggccagaggtgggcgGGGGAAATGGCGGGGGTGAGGTGGGGGGCAATGACGGGGGCTCGAGGGGGGGGAAAGGCGGGGGCCTGAGGGGGGGGAatggcgggggccagaggtgggggggcaatggcgggggccagaggtgggcgGGGGAAATGGCGGGGGTGAGGTGGGGGGGAatgacgggggccagaggtgggggggggaaATGGCGGGGGCCAGAGGCGGGGGGAATGGCAGGGGCCAGAGGTGGTGGGGGGAATGGCGGGGGCCAGAAGTGGGGAGGCAAtgatgggggccagaggtggggggggaaATGGCgagggccagaggtgggggggaatgatgggggggaaagatgggggccagaggtgggggggcagAAGTGGGGAAGGCCGATGGCAGAGGTCTGAGTATAGGAGGGCCGATGGCGGGGGCCCTAGGTAGAGAGCGCAGAGGGTGGAGGCAAAAGGGACCCGCAGATCTTTCCCAACTGGGACTCAGGAATGACAGACCCTGAATCATTTTTATACCACCTGATGGGTTGATGCAGCCTGGCTCTTCTATGAATGACAGGGGCTCTTCACAGACTGCACTGACATCCACAGTCGGAATCTGCAAGAAGGAATATACACATTTGTTTGCTCTCTCTCATACTATTTACTATTTGTAGGGTTCGGACTAAAAACCAATATAGTGGCAGCCCCAGGTGCACTGAGCTAGGAGTGTGCGGGTATATTTGCATGTACTGTACAGTGTCTTAAAAAAAGAGGCTTTCTTAACTCTTACCCTGCCTTGCCCAGAACAGAACCAGCCAAGCACCAACCACATTTGTCATAGTCTGGCTAAGGGGATGGGGGTTTGGCGTTTCAAGAATATACCTCCAGCCACAGCACTGAAGGAGAAAGGACCTGCTGAATTACAGAAAATAGCAATGATTGGTTACTTCAGGAGAAGGCAAATGAAAATGTCTCTATAATGGAAGGAAGCCACATCATGAGCACAATACACTTACTGAACTTGTAATAAAGGGACCTGGGGAAATACAATAGGTGAAGTGGGCAAAAGGTGAAAGAATACATTGAGACTCAAttggtagttttttttgttttttttgaaaacggttgaattctccattaaagTAAAATGCCTACTATGCCCAGGTTGTATCCCACCAGAATAAACCTGATACTTGGTGTGCAGAAAATGATGTTTCCTCCAGATAGAGCTGCTGCAGTGATGGACTTACAGATTGTGGCTTGAAAGGAGGTGGAATCTTCCTGTTCTCCAACGCTGCCCAGTCAACCGATCTATAAAACGGGTGTTTCCTTATATCCCCCGATGTGCCCAGGCGCTTGTCTGGATTCTTCTCAAAGagctaaatggaaaaaaactcattaACAGATGTTCAAATGGATAAGTGGCTACACAATTACCAGGAGGGTTTATTCTAAGTTTTTCCACAGCAAATAGTAGGAATTATGTCAGCAGTGAGTACATATGTATGATGAGGGTGTCTGCAATTTCTCTGCTGTTGTGTAACATAACTAGCGACATGCAGGCTCTTCCCATACTGAATACACAGCTCACATTATGCTCCTCACCCCCAGGGTCCTCATTAAGAAATGATCACTCCGTAATATTTCCTTCAAGTTAATATTTCTATCATTTATCTGGGATTTCTGCACGTAACTATCCCATCCCACCTCAGTTTTGTATCATTTCCAAGATTTCCTGTATTAAAGTTGAAATGAAAGTCTGTAGGAATGCAAAGATAACCATCTCATTGGcccattcatttttatatcttAGATTCTGTCCTTTTTTTAAGGGTCTGTTATTTCCCGGCACATGCTCCTACGCACCTCCTGCATCAGACTTTTCAGATCAGGGCTGATATCCTCTGGAATGGAAGGCTGCTTCAAGGTGACTGATTCGATGATGTTGAGCAGTGTCAAGCCTTCGTGGAATGGAGATCTTCTGGCGGCCATTTGGCACAGAATAATGGCAAATGCCCACCAATCCACTCCTGCGCCATATCCACTCATCAGATGAATCTAGAGAATAAAAAAGATCTTTTGTTAGATAATTACATTTCTTAGGGAAGCATTCCTGGAATAAGTTTGTACATCATTCTCACAGAAGCCTTAGGAACAGAGATGCAACATTGGGCAGGAGATCCCTTCCTTGTGTCGGACAAGGATAAACAACATTTAaacaaaagaggctggcacaagcctggacccacaaagtagtaaagccaGAGTCAGATTATAAAAGgttaaaaggcttacattttattctccataattaagaaccaatgcctgacgtgtttcgtgtctaCCGGGGAcacagcccatgactaagtgtccctggtagacacgaaacgcgtcaggcattggttcttaattatggagaataaaatgtaagccttttaacctcttacaatctgactccggctttactactttatgggtccaggcttgtgccagcctcttttgatgtttcctggtatctgctcccttcagtggctgaactaccgggggagcaggggcccCCGGCAGCACCGCACGCCACTGTAATGTGACAGGGTCAGTGCGTgatacggaggggggtggggcccggctgtgcgtcacgcaccagggcccgcccccctctaggaatgCTGCtggctccctttgctgaaggtctggggcgggTGCGTACAGCGGTAAGCTCAATCAACGCATTCTAATACAGCACATACTGGTTACATATTTGCATAGTttgcatctgttatctactatttgtcttgtgcttgaatggtcGGCCCCGtggttacacagcagtttgtttatataaactataatagagtgtCTGAAGCAAACGCCCCAGTTTTATTAGTgcggggcaacactacattatttattcattactaaaaacactttcattttttgattactgtttctttaaacaaaataattgaaCAAAGCTAATTTACAGATGTAAATGAATTCCTGATAGTAAATAAAAGAAGTTTCTCACCTCTGGAGCCATGTAGTGGTAGGACCCTACTAGATCGTACATCTTCTTGTTGCCGAAAATCCCTTCTACAGCTAGGCCGAAATCACTGATCTTGATATGCCCCTCGGCGCTCAGTAAGATGTTTGGTGGTTTAAGATCTCTGGAATAAAGAAACAAAAGTCATGACATAGGCCTGGCAACTGTATTCAGCTATGGGTAGTAGTAATTAATAATGATGAACGTAATAGTGGAAAAGTAGTGAGGAATTAGGGCCAAGACTGAAAACTTGTACTTACCGGTGCACAATACCACATGAATGCAGATACTGTAGACCGATGATCATCTCTGCAGAATAgaatctatgcaaaaaaaaaaaaaaaagaagaataatgtAAGCatctttttaataatataatcttGGATTCAAATCCAATATATAAGCAAATAGTAGTTAACATATATATgaaattctaaatataaatatatatatatatatatatatatatatatatatatatatatatatatatatatatatatatatataaacaaagccatgtggagccggcactctcgataagatgcaataagttgcctgggtgcacgatcaacaaacatctccatacaatcgcaaaaaggggatcagcactagtcaggtcttaaaaattaaacagaatttatttagtaaaatagcagcagactgacgTTTTGGCTGACTCCTCAGTCAAGGCTGAGAAGTctgccgaaacgtcagtctgctgctattttactaaataaattctgtttaatttttaattgctgatcccctttttgtgattttatatatatatatatatatatatataatccttggTAACGCTGGAGCACCCACATATAAAGGTCATCTTTGGTCATGCTatagatcatgctaaataaagagaaaaacaggtATGGTCTTTCTTCCCCCaagataacactttattttttcacttggataggactgacgcatcagcttatgcatatacTTTCTACAAACTTTGTagctaaaagtgtctttttttaagaaagttacagttcagttgtgcaagaatattttttcagggggttatatatatatatatatatatatatatatatatatatatatatatatatatatatatatatatatatatatatatatatatatagtaaacatAAGGTATTCAAAGGAAaagtacataaactatacaacaaaaaaattggttGCGCTCAAACTCTACTCCCCCCTTCTGTGAAGTTAATTTAATTGGGCTAATTGTTGCCACCGCTCACCCTGTAActgggtgggcccaggtgcaaaTGCCCTGGACCTCTCGCTTATTCAATTTATGATCACAGGCATTCAATATTTGCAGGTCACTCACCGCTTGAAGTCCCTGGCCCAGGTGCAGCGCCCTGAACCCGCAGATTTGGTAGACACGACAGTCAATAGAATCCAATATTGCATGCAATTTCACGGATCTGCAGACAGTGGTCGttttaaaatggctttatttccccaacagattacctaacgcgtttcgtctGTCACACACGTACTCACAGGCACTATGAGTGTCTATGCCTATGAGTACATGTAATGACACATGAAATGCGTTAGTTAatctgttggggaaataaagccattttaaaaCCATCACTGTCTGCTGATCCGTGAAAGTGCGCGCAATATTGGattttattcaaagaaaattaGAGTTATGAAATGCTAATTGCTTCTTGTACAACAGCCTAGGCCATTGCTATAAACAaatttgcttttttcccctctgacATTCCCTTGGTACAACACTGTGGTGCTAACAACATAAGATTAAGTGAGTTACGTGTAAAATGCACCAAGAGTTGGAGCATAACACCTGAACAGTGCCCAATACTGTGTCTAACTAATATCAGCACAGGGGTTAGTGGTCCCTAAATGCCCAAGTGTCCCAAATCTCTCTATTCAAAGATGCTGATAGGGATATATAAAGTTTGAGGGATGGGACATACCACCTCTTTCTCGCTCTGAAGGAGGGAGAAAACCCACAAGAAACTGCACCCATTCAAATCTCCCTTTCGcatgaaacataaaaaaacctGGGGTGGCAAAAATACTCTAACAGGTAGGGAAGATTGGGAATAACATGCAACTCCATATAGATCTTGGGATGTCACTTACTGTATGATGTCCCTGTTCAGGCAACCTCTCTTATTTATAAGCTGTTCCAGGGTCCCTCCACTCATGAACTCCATTATAAGAAACGCATGCATCTGGTTAAATGAGAAGAGAGCGAAACATGGGAGCTGTTAAAACAAGACTACTAGAGCACAACTGTATTCGATTTTAAAGCAGAACCAAATACAGGGATCACATTTACACATTATGGAGCAAAACAATTCCAAAAAATGTAGTGGATTTTTTTCTGTCTAGTCTTGAAGTTGtttcacaaataaaaacagaTCAGCGCCTCTGGCAACGGAGAGAACAAGAgtgaaacaatatttaaaggggaaataaaagaaTATATCCATATTTCCCTACTTCAACACATGGTGTctaattggattattttgaaaatactacaatatattgtgctttttgcttttgttgttttgttCTCTCCGTTGTCAGAGGCGATGATCCGTTTTTCTTTGTGAAGGAATTTTACAGTGTAGAGACTGAAGCAGGACCTGCAGGAGTTAACAGGACTAAAAAGGACTAACTTTTTTCCTCCCTTTTTCTTTTACTTAGTCTTGAAGTTGTGCCTTCTGCTCCTTCTCTCAGCACATGAGGAATGATTCGCCTAAGCAACTCCCAAAATGTATTGCCCAAAGATCTCCTGCACTGCTGAGGGTTGGTATGGAACAAGGAgaggttaatcctgctgcaggcaGATATGGGTATGTTATgggttacctttaagttaacttttagtatgttatagaagggccaattctaagcaacttttaaattttttatagttttttaattatttgcctttttcttctctttccacctttccaaaggaagtcactgaccccgtctaaaaaacgaatgctctgcaaggctaaaaatgtattgttattgctacctttaactactcatctttctattcaggccctcccttattcatattccagtctcttattctaaatAGCTCTTATtctaaatggttgctagggtaactttatgcctagcaaccagagtgttgaaatggcaaattggagagctgctgaataaaaagctaaataacacaaatcataaataaataaataaaaaccaattgcaaattgtctcagaatatcacactacaTCAGActaactcccatatgtaataaaaggcacaaagtttgtccagtagcaaccaataagatgcttgcttttaaacaggtgaccagggaattctacctgctgattgtttttttataggttactgcccctgggcaaacttaatgcctttaaaTTACATAAACCCCTAAAAGTGATCTAGTACTAAACAGATACTACCCTGGGCTGAGTTTTTGGAGAACAGGAGCAGACACTACCGACAGGTGAGTTTTTGAAGCAGAGAAGCAGCAGCTCTGGCTAAGGGCTGAGAGACCAGAATCATTGGGGTGCCCAATTTCCTTTTAAGAAAAGAAGTATAATATGGTGTCTTAAGTAAAGTCAGTAGCAGCTTTTAAATAAGGCAAACAGTAACATAAACTGCAGGGCACTATTGGCTCTATGCTGTACCTGCGTTTGGAAAGCTCCATATCCATGGCAGAGAAAGGGACAAGCTCCAGTGATTCTGAGAGTGCGCGCCTCCGTCAGGATGTCCTCTACACTCGTAGTCTTCCGAATCACTTTGATTGCCACTTGATCTCTGCAGTTGTTAAGCGACGCCAGCATAACCTGAGAATGACAAAATAAACAATATGCGGGTTTTTTTAAGTATACACTTACAAAATGATTCTCATACAGCtacacattaattacacattttaattaatgtaactttattaataattactattaaagcagtgtctgtcttgCAAACTCTTGCCCTACCACTGAAAAATTGTGTTGTATGGTGGGCCTCTGATTCTCACCATACTTTCAATGTTTTGTGATTAGCAAAGGAGGATAACGTGTGTAATGCACTGGaattaaaattctcttttaatatACACAAAAAAAGTGATTATTTGTATTAAAGTGTACCTCTCCTTTAGCTCCAAGTTTCTGAATTTGATGTTATAGAGTTAATTATGCTACAGGCTTaaacatacctcctaactgtcccgtttttagagggacagcccctcttttgacagcccaacccgcagtcccgcgtttgtactggaaagtcccgattttctctgcactgaacaggcagaaaaagaaccaaagtttctaacttaattggcttttggcagagagcccagaacagccacagctgcagataagatacaaatgagtaattgtaacaatataagataacaggtctcttggaagaagttacactcacagtttaaagggcaattcaccttcattagcaaaacagtaataagaaatatgttcaaactttcataacctgccaaattttgtaaaatgaacatggtaattagggggggcgaccacaaaatgggcgtggttttttcccctctttttatttccaaaatgttgggagatatgaacAGACACAAATTGTCTGTAGTTGTTCTGAtggctttgtattttatttttaagggaaAACATCACAAAATAGGCAGAATTGTTTTCTGTAACATACAATAGCTCCCTGTTGCTTTCTCTAAAATTGGcacattttttacatgtttatcAGTAGCTTCTGCCTGAGTTGCTTCAAATTTGCATTTTCTAAACACACCTAAATATACCGGTACCTGGGAAGCCAAACACTCACCTTTCCGAAGCTTCCTTTTCCCAGCTCCTTGTGAAACTTGTAGTTGGTGatgtttttaggatttttagGCATCTGAGCTTCAACACAAGGCCTACTCGCTCCACTTCTTCCTGCTGGGGGGAAAGAATATTAATCATTCAAAATGTTAACATACCCTGGAAGACACCTTTCTGTGGTGTTGAATTAATGCgagaagatatttttttatttatgagccTCTGAGCATCAGTGCATTGCTTtaaatgtattggaaagttgcagaAACCCCAAATCTGATTGGCACATGGTTTATAAGATGAAAAGATGTGCAGgcctgtttgtatatatatatatatattccatgttTCTAACATTCACAAGGTTCACAAGTTGTCTTAGGGCTATGGTCCCTTCTGCATTCTTAGTGATGCCCCATGTCACCACCATTACTTGCCAGAGTTCATTGAGTTTCActgaaatataagctgatgctacagggctgattattaaattctgatgctagttgcactggtttttgtgctgccatgtagtaaattatctgtattaagtactaatcagccttatattgtgatatttctattctatgtgtactgtatattgtgagtgggtctctaagctcagtaagtgacagcagcacagagcatctgcagtgaatcagcagaaaagaagatggggagctactggggcatctttggagacacagatctttactgctaaaggactgtggttgccttgggctagtacataaatccaaatcataatgtacatttctagctatttctttatttaagctttatttctcctttaacacataaCTATTTCTCATTTGGCCAAAAATTGTACCTACAGCAGATGGGACCAGATTGGAATGCGGTTTGCACCCCAGTATGCTGCAGTTTTTAGGGCTAAACTAGAACTGGATTTCCTATCTACTTGTACAGTACCACCAAACCACTAGCATACCTCTGCACCATTGATGACATTTTATCATTTGGTCAGACACTGAGAAAAAGCTCATCCAGTTCCAATAACAAGTAAATACTTTTCAcccaaccttaaaggggttgttcactcttTACTtaatatgaagtagagagtgatattctgagacaatttgcaattggtcctcattttttattaattatggtTGTtgggttatttcgctttttattcagcagctctccagttagcagtttcagcaaactggttgctagggtacaaattaccctagcaaacatgcactgattcgaataagGGACTGGAGTATttataggagaggtctgaatagaaaaatgagcaataaaaagtaccatcaacaaaaaaatgtgtagctttagagacaACCTCCAAACTTGAGGAGACTTATTATAAAAAAGACCCAGGAGCAATGGAACCCACCCATGTGGAAGGAAGAGatgcaaaacctgcccacacatctTCACAATTCCTGGCACACCAGAGGTACGACCACTACACTTGCTCATCCACCAATCTGCTTTATACAATAGATGTGCTTtatgcaataaatgtgttttatacaaTAAACCCCATTGGTGAAGGCATTTACATTGGAGAAGATGAAGAATGCCTCAGAAAAGGGACCATTCACCACACAATATAATACACCAGTAGGAGCCAACATAGCATCTTTGCAATCAGCTTTGAAAAAGGAATTGAaatattctgaaagcttgctgtgttTATCATTTTAGTTATTCAATAAAGATATTGCCTGTACAACACTAGTTTTATGCTTCATATCAACAGCTTTACCCTATAAACCCATATACATAATTAAATACACAAAGTAACCTATAGTATccaataagatgtctgcttttaaacaggtgaccaataaatgccatttgctgattggttgtcttAGATAACTAGACTTTCTTTTTTATtagcacctttttttttacataacctcTGTTGCTACTTATGGAAGTCCATTCTAAGGGTCAATTAGAGTGAGTTTTGGGGCGAACACTTGTTTGCTGTGCTTTTTATTTACATgagcaaataataaatacatacatgcagaAAATATGGTTAGTAAATGATACAAGCTGGAGTGGATCAGTGAGAAAGGTTTAACTGCCATGGATATATGTTTGAGGCTGCACTTTTAGCATAGATAGCAATGTCACCAGTGTTGTTGTCCACAAAAATCAATCAGAGCATTGTTTCCGTTTTCTAACGTATAGGGGACTGTTTAAACATACTTGCCGATGGgattttggtgattttttaacATCAATGACAGATAACCAACCTCTAAGTAGTAGAGCAGTAAATGTCCTTCAAATTATAGTCTAATATCCCTTCAGTTGGGTTTCCAGATGTAACTAGGAAAGCAAATGGGCATTCTCCATAGATCTCCCCCAACTGTAAGTTGAGCCCAACTGACAAACTAGCAGGGTGCAGGGAAACTTTCTTGGAAGGATGAGTTACAGATAactatgaatgaaaatcttcatagtcatattacaGATAACATTTGAAAATTACGTTTATGACCAATGTGGTACTTCTTACCTTCTGCtggctctcgctctctctctctcttcagcaCCTCTTGCTCTACTTGACGCAAGCTTTTCTCCTCCATGTTGTTACCCATAAGCTTGGTCTTTTTAGGTGCCCCTTCTGTCTTCTCCTTGATGGTTCTCTTCCTCGTGAGCCCACGGGATTCTGGAGAATTTTTGGATCTATCCATAGTTGGTTGATATATCCTGAAAATgactaaaatatagaaaaatcgcTTCTCACTGGGGAGACGCTGTGAAAGTGAACCATTCACTGAGACAGCTCTATGGTCAACTGTCATTCAGCAACTGTGATTTGGCCGTGTGCACgctactgttaaaggaacagtaacaccacaaaatgaaattgttttaaagtaatgaaaatatcatgtactgttgccctgcactggtaaaacggatctgtttgcttcagaaacactactatagttcattttaacaagctgctgtggaggaATGGCTGAAATTGAGCTATAAGGCATAGGTTAACTAATGGAAAACAGATAACaacattagacagacagagtttatctgctatctgctgtgtaacctgagccttttctactttgaatggctgcccccattgctacacagcagcttatttatataaacaatagtagtgtttctgaagcaaacacatcagttttaccagtgtagggcaacactacattatattttcattattttaaaacacttttattttttgacgttactgttcctttaatgacagtTATACAGGGACATGTATTACATAGCTTCCCATGTTTAATGTATATAGCCTCATTAATCATGAGCAGTTGGCCATTTATTTggatttgctttataaaaaaacaaggggacatttttttactctttttatacaaattatttccttcatGGAATTAGccacaaaaaaaagacagaaaactattattactattaatagtattgcgtagcgctgtaaagtaaatgtgattatacaactaaatcacatgaattatatacatagaacatatggagttacattcATCACAATCAAtatcggtacaaaaggtgaggaaggccctatgcagaaagagcttacactctaaagggaagggagtaatacacaaggtgtgggagtgggcaagatcgaattaagtgggagagaaatgtggtactgtatgtggaaaCTACAAGCtagtttaaaagttaaaactgtcgccgctcttagattgttaatgggagggtcctcaaacttggca
This window contains:
- the LOC121393275 gene encoding protein kinase C delta type-like isoform X2; its protein translation is MTVDHRAVSVNGSLSQRLPSEKRFFYILVIFRIYQPTMDRSKNSPESRGLTRKRTIKEKTEGAPKKTKLMGNNMEEKSLRQVEQEVLKREREREPAEGRSGASRPCVEAQMPKNPKNITNYKFHKELGKGSFGKVMLASLNNCRDQVAIKVIRKTTSVEDILTEARTLRITGACPFLCHGYGAFQTQMHAFLIMEFMSGGTLEQLINKRGCLNRDIIQFYSAEMIIGLQYLHSCGIVHRDLKPPNILLSAEGHIKISDFGLAVEGIFGNKKMYDLVGSYHYMAPEIHLMSGYGAGVDWWAFAIILCQMAARRSPFHEGLTLLNIIESVTLKQPSIPEDISPDLKSLMQELFEKNPDKRLGTSGDIRKHPFYRSVDWAALENRKIPPPFKPQSVSPSLQQLYLEETSFSAHQVSGLFWWDTTWA
- the LOC121393275 gene encoding protein kinase C delta type-like isoform X1; the encoded protein is MTVDHRAVSVNGSLSQRLPSEKRFFYILVIFRIYQPTMDRSKNSPESRGLTRKRTIKEKTEGAPKKTKLMGNNMEEKSLRQVEQEVLKREREREPAEAGRSGASRPCVEAQMPKNPKNITNYKFHKELGKGSFGKVMLASLNNCRDQVAIKVIRKTTSVEDILTEARTLRITGACPFLCHGYGAFQTQMHAFLIMEFMSGGTLEQLINKRGCLNRDIIQFYSAEMIIGLQYLHSCGIVHRDLKPPNILLSAEGHIKISDFGLAVEGIFGNKKMYDLVGSYHYMAPEIHLMSGYGAGVDWWAFAIILCQMAARRSPFHEGLTLLNIIESVTLKQPSIPEDISPDLKSLMQELFEKNPDKRLGTSGDIRKHPFYRSVDWAALENRKIPPPFKPQSVSPSLQQLYLEETSFSAHQVSGLFWWDTTWA
- the LOC121393275 gene encoding protein kinase C delta type-like isoform X3, which codes for MTVDHRAVSVNGSLSQRLPSEKRFFYILVIFRIYQPTMDRSKNSPESRGLTRKRTIKEKTEGAPKKTKLMGNNMEEKSLRQVEQEVLKREREREPAEAGRSGASRPCVEAQMPKNPKNITNYKFHKELGKGSFGKVMLASLNNCRDQVAIKVIRKTTSVEDILTEARTLRITGACPFLCHGYGAFQTQMHAFLIMEFMSGGTLEQLINKRGCLNRDIIQFYSAEMIIGLQYLHSCGIVHRDLKPPNILLSAEGHIKISDFGLAVEGIFGNKKMYDLVGSYHYMAPEIHLMSGYGAGVDWWAFAIILCQMAARRSPFHEGLTLLNIIESVTLKQPSIPEDISPDLKSLMQELFEKNPDKRLGTSGDIRKHPFYRSVDWAALENRKIPPPFKPQSQVLSPSVLWLEVYS
- the LOC121393275 gene encoding protein kinase C delta type-like isoform X4, whose protein sequence is MTVDHRAVSVNGSLSQRLPSEKRFFYILVIFRIYQPTMDRSKNSPESRGLTRKRTIKEKTEGAPKKTKLMGNNMEEKSLRQVEQEVLKREREREPAEAGRSGASRPCVEAQMPKNPKNITNYKFHKELGKGSFGKVMLASLNNCRDQVAIKVIRKTTSVEDILTEARTLRITGACPFLCHGYGAFQTQMHAFLIMEFMSGGTLEQLINKRGCLNRDIIQFYSAEMIIGLQYLHSCGIVHRDLKPPNILLSAEGHIKISDFGLAVEGIFGNKKMYDLVGSYHYMAPEIHLMSGYGAGVDWWAFAIILCQMAARRSPFHEGLTLLNIIESVTLKQPSIPEDISPDLKSLMQELFEKNPDKRLGTSGDIRKHPFYRSVDWAALENRKIPPPFKPQSVLSPSVLWLEVYS